The following proteins come from a genomic window of Brevibacillus antibioticus:
- a CDS encoding NUDIX domain-containing protein, protein MSKYDHLYEKTISSQPIFDGRIIKVKVDEVLLPNGNTAKREIVNHQGAVAVLPITDDNKMVVVRQFRKPLERTIVEIPAGKLEPGEEPLACAMRELQEETGYVASQYTPLSSFYTSPGFADEILHVYVATGLKKGESKPDEDEFVDVLEVTLEEAHALHQSGEIRDAKTVVALFAWENKMLRERG, encoded by the coding sequence GTGAGTAAATATGATCACTTATATGAAAAAACCATTTCCAGTCAACCGATTTTTGACGGAAGAATTATTAAGGTCAAGGTAGATGAGGTGCTTCTGCCTAATGGCAACACAGCCAAGCGGGAAATCGTGAATCATCAAGGAGCGGTTGCGGTCTTGCCGATCACAGATGATAACAAAATGGTTGTCGTTCGACAGTTCCGCAAGCCATTGGAGCGTACGATCGTGGAAATCCCAGCAGGAAAGCTGGAGCCAGGGGAAGAGCCGCTTGCATGTGCAATGCGCGAGTTACAGGAAGAGACCGGCTACGTTGCGAGTCAGTACACACCGCTCAGCTCTTTTTACACATCGCCAGGCTTCGCAGATGAAATTTTACATGTGTATGTGGCTACTGGTTTGAAAAAAGGAGAAAGCAAGCCGGACGAGGATGAGTTCGTTGATGTGCTGGAAGTGACACTGGAAGAAGCGCATGCCCTGCATCAAAGTGGAGAAATTCGAGATGCCAAGACAGTAGTGGCATTGTTTGCGTGGGAAAACAAAATGCTGCGTGAGCGTGGATAG
- a CDS encoding DUF3866 family protein, with protein sequence MLRLAVGTVQKVLEKQIGMQMLEVRTESVAGYKLERVLSFLQEDYKSGDLLLINTTAVRLELGTGGYHFVVGKVSQPEETDVLPNEWGHVMKMRYSPWQLAVDSVEEQASPYHHLFVQEDLSLEGTPVLIGELHSLLPVAVLALRKKNPDARIVYVMPDGASLPIALSEHVHQLKAIGGLDATVTSGHAWGGDRESLTIHSGLLAARHVECADIIICMLGPGVAGTGTSYGFSGIQLAEVIHAVSNLGGTPFFIPRISFGDPRARHYGVSHHTISILNRFALCPALVTIPIFGDKRDDVLSRQMKTIEVAGKHIFIKGKVPDLSELAALEKGYGLSFSTMGRNWQEDPAPFQTAWVAADFVGNSLGYIVQTVNDALHSPALSSTLEGLGLYLTRNEAQP encoded by the coding sequence GTGCTCCGTTTGGCGGTGGGGACGGTCCAAAAAGTTCTGGAAAAGCAAATAGGGATGCAGATGCTCGAAGTCCGGACAGAATCGGTTGCTGGATACAAACTGGAGAGAGTGTTGTCTTTTTTGCAAGAGGATTATAAAAGTGGCGATTTACTTCTGATCAATACAACCGCTGTTCGGCTTGAATTGGGGACAGGTGGGTATCATTTTGTCGTAGGAAAGGTTAGTCAACCAGAGGAAACCGATGTCCTTCCGAATGAGTGGGGGCATGTCATGAAAATGCGCTATTCGCCATGGCAGCTCGCGGTTGATTCAGTAGAAGAACAGGCCAGTCCGTACCACCATTTGTTTGTGCAAGAAGACTTATCCTTAGAAGGTACCCCTGTTTTGATCGGCGAGCTGCACAGTCTTCTACCTGTTGCTGTCCTTGCTTTGCGTAAAAAAAATCCAGATGCCCGTATCGTATATGTCATGCCGGACGGCGCATCCTTGCCGATTGCCTTGAGCGAGCACGTCCATCAATTAAAAGCAATCGGGGGCTTGGATGCGACCGTGACGTCAGGTCATGCGTGGGGAGGAGATCGCGAATCGTTGACGATTCATAGTGGCTTATTGGCAGCACGCCATGTAGAGTGTGCCGATATCATTATTTGTATGCTGGGACCTGGGGTAGCAGGTACGGGTACATCTTATGGCTTCTCGGGAATTCAGTTAGCTGAGGTCATTCATGCCGTATCCAATCTTGGAGGAACACCCTTTTTTATTCCCAGAATCAGCTTTGGGGACCCACGTGCCAGACATTACGGTGTCAGTCACCATACCATATCGATATTAAACAGATTTGCTCTCTGTCCTGCTCTGGTCACAATCCCGATTTTCGGGGATAAAAGAGATGATGTCCTTTCACGGCAAATGAAAACAATAGAAGTTGCGGGGAAGCATATTTTCATAAAGGGAAAAGTCCCAGACCTGTCAGAGCTGGCAGCACTAGAAAAGGGGTATGGCTTGTCCTTTTCTACAATGGGGCGAAATTGGCAAGAGGACCCTGCTCCTTTTCAAACGGCATGGGTGGCAGCCGATTTTGTAGGAAACAGCCTTGGCTATATCGTCCAAACCGTTAACGACGCCCTGCATTCGCCCGCCTTATCAAGTACTCTTGAAGGGTTAGGTCTTTATTTGACCAGGAACGAAGCGCAGCCTTGA
- the mce gene encoding methylmalonyl-CoA epimerase: protein MSAPKKIAHIGIAVKSLEKTLSFYTEQLGLELVGTEIVESEQVQVAFLKIGESHIELLEPLSDESPIAKFMEKRGEGIHHIAFDVDDVTGRLATLKEQGVPLIHEVPKAGAHDALIGFLHPKAANGVLYELCQYPKES, encoded by the coding sequence ATGAGCGCACCGAAAAAAATTGCCCATATCGGCATTGCGGTAAAAAGCTTGGAAAAGACGCTTTCCTTTTATACTGAGCAATTGGGATTGGAGTTGGTTGGAACCGAAATCGTCGAGAGCGAACAAGTACAAGTCGCATTTTTAAAGATCGGGGAAAGTCATATTGAATTATTAGAGCCGTTGAGTGATGAGAGTCCGATAGCAAAATTTATGGAAAAACGCGGAGAAGGCATCCACCACATTGCTTTTGATGTAGATGACGTTACGGGTCGTCTAGCCACTTTAAAAGAGCAAGGTGTACCTCTTATTCACGAGGTCCCCAAAGCGGGTGCTCACGATGCGTTGATTGGATTTTTGCATCCGAAGGCCGCGAATGGCGTTTTGTATGAGCTGTGCCAATATCCGAAAGAATCATAG
- a CDS encoding M20/M25/M40 family metallo-hydrolase, which translates to MSTINQERLLNEFLELVQIDSETKNEAEINKVLKEKLVAMGFTVEEDDAAAKTGHGANNLIATLEGTGKGPTILFSSHMDTVVPGNGIKPQIRDGYIYSDGTTILGADDKAGIAAIFEGIRSMKEQNLPHPTIQVVLTVGEESGLVGSRAMDSSLLKAEMGFILDSEGPVGKITVAGAGQYRIVTKIHGKAAHAGVNPEDGISAISVASKAISRMPLGRIDADTTANIGRFEGGKAYNIVTDYVEIWSEARSLVMDKLEAQVKKMTTAFEEVAAEMGATCENEVIFMYHGYKFNEETPVVQKAIAAVKRVERNPELVASGGGSDGNVFNGYNVPSVNFAIGYEEIHTKSERMPIAELNKAAELVLAVIAEVQE; encoded by the coding sequence GTGAGTACGATCAACCAAGAGCGTTTGTTAAATGAATTTTTAGAGCTCGTCCAGATTGACAGTGAAACGAAGAACGAAGCAGAGATCAACAAGGTGCTCAAAGAAAAACTGGTTGCGATGGGATTTACCGTAGAAGAGGATGACGCAGCAGCGAAAACCGGGCATGGTGCCAACAATTTGATTGCAACCTTGGAGGGAACTGGAAAAGGTCCAACCATCCTGTTTAGCAGCCATATGGATACGGTTGTACCAGGAAACGGAATCAAGCCTCAAATTCGCGATGGCTACATTTATTCTGATGGTACGACGATCCTCGGTGCAGATGACAAAGCAGGAATCGCGGCGATCTTTGAAGGTATCCGCAGCATGAAAGAACAAAACCTGCCACATCCAACGATCCAAGTCGTATTGACTGTAGGAGAAGAGTCAGGACTTGTAGGGTCCCGCGCGATGGATTCCAGCCTGCTGAAAGCAGAAATGGGCTTCATCCTCGATTCGGAAGGTCCAGTTGGAAAAATTACAGTAGCTGGTGCTGGCCAATACCGTATCGTAACCAAAATCCACGGTAAAGCAGCGCATGCAGGTGTGAATCCAGAGGATGGCATCAGTGCTATATCGGTTGCTAGTAAAGCAATTTCCCGTATGCCACTGGGCCGTATCGATGCAGACACAACTGCAAACATCGGTCGCTTTGAAGGTGGTAAAGCGTACAATATCGTAACGGATTACGTGGAAATTTGGTCCGAGGCTCGCAGCTTGGTAATGGACAAGCTGGAAGCGCAAGTGAAGAAAATGACGACAGCATTTGAAGAAGTGGCAGCCGAGATGGGTGCGACTTGCGAAAATGAGGTTATTTTTATGTATCACGGTTATAAATTCAACGAAGAAACGCCAGTTGTACAAAAAGCGATTGCAGCGGTTAAACGTGTAGAGCGCAATCCTGAGCTGGTTGCAAGCGGCGGCGGAAGCGACGGTAACGTATTTAACGGCTACAACGTGCCAAGCGTAAACTTTGCCATCGGCTATGAAGAAATCCATACAAAAAGCGAGCGTATGCCAATAGCTGAACTGAACAAAGCGGCTGAGCTGGTGCTTGCTGTTATTGCAGAAGTACAAGAGTAA
- a CDS encoding endonuclease Q family protein, translated as MLPSCFCDMHIHIGGTWTGKPVKITASRKMTLTKILEEASDKKGMDVIGIIDAHSPEVQDELVDLLEKGLATEQDDGGISYKDTLLILGCEVEIKEPGRGAAHFLVYLSKLQEMKQFTAWLSERCKNVQLSSQRIYTSLKELQACVQQLQGLLIPAHIFTPHKGLYGSCTDSMAEVLDPSLIYAVELGLSANTVMADRISELHDKTFLTNSDAHSLAKIGREYQAMYMQERSFAEWVKAIKRIGGRGVHMNYGLHPELGKYHQTACQGCQSLLAADASGKCPECGFQRIVRGVAARIDQLADIEAGQHPGFRPPYIEQIPLEFIPGIGPKLLDKLYRSFGTQMNVLHRVKEEELTHVVGERIASLIVQAREGKLSVQKGGAGTYGKIVPM; from the coding sequence ATGCTTCCTTCCTGTTTTTGCGACATGCATATTCACATCGGCGGTACGTGGACGGGTAAACCTGTGAAAATAACGGCTTCACGCAAAATGACTCTCACCAAAATTTTGGAGGAGGCCTCAGATAAAAAGGGGATGGATGTCATCGGGATTATCGATGCACATTCGCCGGAGGTTCAGGATGAGCTGGTAGATCTCTTGGAAAAGGGATTAGCGACTGAACAGGATGATGGAGGAATTTCCTACAAAGATACATTGCTAATCTTGGGGTGCGAAGTAGAAATCAAAGAGCCAGGACGTGGTGCAGCTCATTTTCTCGTTTATCTCTCGAAGCTCCAAGAAATGAAGCAATTTACCGCATGGCTGTCTGAACGCTGCAAAAATGTGCAATTAAGCTCTCAGCGTATCTACACATCGCTTAAGGAATTGCAAGCTTGTGTCCAGCAATTGCAGGGCCTTTTGATCCCGGCACATATTTTTACACCACATAAAGGATTGTATGGGAGCTGTACGGATTCGATGGCCGAAGTGCTTGATCCTTCACTCATCTATGCCGTTGAGCTGGGATTGAGTGCGAATACCGTTATGGCGGACCGCATTTCCGAGCTACATGACAAAACCTTTCTCACAAACTCAGATGCCCATTCTCTGGCAAAGATTGGCCGAGAATATCAAGCGATGTATATGCAAGAGCGTTCCTTCGCTGAGTGGGTGAAAGCAATTAAGCGCATCGGTGGCAGAGGGGTTCATATGAACTACGGTCTGCACCCCGAGCTGGGTAAGTATCATCAGACGGCGTGCCAAGGTTGCCAGTCTTTACTCGCGGCGGATGCTTCAGGCAAATGTCCGGAATGCGGCTTCCAACGAATTGTGCGAGGGGTTGCAGCACGCATTGATCAGCTGGCAGATATAGAGGCTGGCCAGCATCCAGGGTTCCGTCCTCCTTATATAGAGCAAATCCCGTTGGAATTCATTCCGGGAATTGGTCCGAAATTATTGGACAAGCTGTATCGGTCGTTTGGTACACAGATGAACGTGTTGCATCGCGTGAAAGAAGAAGAGCTCACCCATGTTGTCGGAGAGAGAATCGCTTCGCTTATTGTGCAAGCACGAGAGGGAAAGCTCTCTGTCCAAAAGGGAGGCGCCGGTACCTACGGAAAGATCGTCCCGATGTAG